The nucleotide sequence TGTCCTTGACTGTGGAGCCGGTGTGCTGCACCGTGATGCAGTATGACAGCACTCTTTATACTATGAAGCAGTAGAAAGTCAGCTGTTGATTTACCTCCAGATGCTATTTTTCACCAGCCTTAAAAAGTACAGCCTGTGCTGTGGCCGTTGTTGCTGTGCTGATGGGCCATCTTAGGTCATCTGTGGAAAAGACTCTTTCCACATAGGCCAGGTCTATCTGTCCACTCTCTGCTTCCTCCAGACCATCACAATTTCCTTTGTTTTGATTGTATTCTGCCACAGATTATTTGGGGTTTACTGTCTTCTGTTCTCTAAAATGGCTTTACACCAGAACCTGGGATATTACTAATTAGACCGTTGTAATTAGGGAAATGCATCACCAACTTTACGATTGTTTTAGTTGCTCAAATGATATatcataaataaattaacagTTATAAATGCCACTCTTGCAATTTCATTTAGTAGCCTGTCTATGGTTTGCCTTGTTAGACTTCAGCCAAGCCAACAATTATTCATTCTTTTAAACAGGCATTTGATAATTCTTATTTCAGTTTGGCCGTAGACTTCAACTAAAAGTGGCAATAGACAGCTTCTTAGTTGTGTTGATGTACTACTACCATAGCACTCTCCCATCCATTTTTTGCTGGCAAGTCCAATTGAAAAATGGTTCAAACGATAGtttgtattttgaaatgttaactCAAGTACTAATTTCATTGTCAAAGAACATTGAACATGAGGCCCTGCATGATCACCACAATATCTTTTCCTCTCCAGTCCGCAGAGCGCCAAGGGACGTAACGATACCTTCTACCTTACCCCGGAGCCCGTTGTGGCTCCAAACAGCCCCATCTGGTACTCGACTCAGCCGATCCCAAAAGAGGAGTTGGAACAGATGTTGACTCGCATCCTTGTCGTTCGTGAAATCCAGGAAATCATCAACAGTGTACACTAATTGGACCGAAAGTGATTTCCAAATGAACAAAacagctctttttttttcttcaccatgCCTTGAGAACTCATTTACTAGTAGTTTTCTATTCCCTCACAGGCATGGATTGCTTCATATTCATTGGTTGGGTCTGCAAACCTTTCCTGTACATGTGAAATGTACATATGATCAGTACAAGCAATTCACATATTCAAAAGATTACTTAAACTActactcttctttttttgttccttgGCCGAAGGATGATTGGACCTAATCTCTCAACtataattatgtatattttaactGTGGGTCTTTTCATTACTCGCTACCAAGTGTTTATACGCTTTTCATAAACAAAACCGTAATATATTTCTCTGCTACTTTTTACGGACTTCCTTCCCTTTATATTTGTTTCTGAATTAGAACCTCAGCAGTATTAATGCTGAGTGTGGgatgacaattttatttttacacttttctGTCTGCTCACGCCAAGGAATTAGAAGCTGGTTGTGTAGACAGCTCCCTATTCAGAATTTAAGCGCTCCCAGCTCGACAAGCCATGGACTTTAGGCACCAGGAAGGGTCCTGCATCCATCTAAAATCATGCATAAGAGGAACTTCATATAGACATCTTCCCTCTTCAGAATTTAAGCGCCTCCCGATTGTCAAGCAATGAACTTTTGGCAACGGGAAGGCTTCCGTGCCCTctaaaatgatgcaaaagaGGAACTTCATTTATTCTATGAATTGAGAGAGTCATCCAAATGACATGCCTTTAATGTtgtatattgtaaaatattcaGCTCATTCATGTATTGAATCTGGATATGCCTGAGGGTTTTCAGAAACATGACCTTTTTTGTACAGCTGCTATACCATGTGTTTGCCTTTCTAGTAATTTCACTGTCTGTCCTGCACATGCATCCTTAAGTACCGGTAGCCCACATTGTGTCATAATAAAATGCTGCACAATGAATTTTCAAACAaattttaattaagaaaaaaaaatcatagttttaAGACAACTTATAAAAATAATGCGTTGAGCTTTTGTGCTACGTCGACAAGCCTGAGCACCATAGgcgtgaccaaaaaaaaatgcaactgctTTGTTGCCTTGTAACCAGAACAGTACTTACTAACAGGTTTGGCCTGTTAAGCAGGTTTGTCCCAGCTATCCTGGCATAGAGTTATTAGCTTTGTCAAGCAGAAGTGCTGTCGGTGCCCTCAATGTTACAGCtactaattaaaaatattatttttgttaggGCCCCTGTCTGTCATGACTCCATAGAATTGTCTCATAACTACTTTATACCACACTATGTTGGCCAAGAGGCATATAGGTTAATAATGTATCTGGTTAAGACGGTAGCAGCCTTCGCAGTAGCTTCCCGGGTTGTAAAAACTGTTGCAATGTACTCGGTTGCTCAGGCGTCTGTTCTGGGTTGCGATTTCGTCTGCGGAACTCCCGGTCTGTGTGATCTGGGGGGATAAAACTGCAGAAAAGTCAGAGTATGGAAAACACAAGTTGATAATTGCTGTGGCTAGTAGGAGTCTTCTATGTGTGCTTACCATGATGACTTTCCACCACTCAGCCAGTATAGGAGAAACTGATGTACAAATGTGTATTGCCCCTAAAGCAGAAAGGACTCAATTTTAAAAATTCGTTTGAACAATCAAATGCaaagaaaaatttaaataggaccacattcatttttttctcaatattttGTTGTGGGTCTATGTTTGAGAtaatcatttttgtaatttGTTAATGAAAAGTAGTCTTCCTCAGCCTAAAAAGTTAATATTATCTCATAATTTTCTGAAGCGTTGTATCCTCATTAGTGTTGcatggggtgctagagcctatcccagctgactcctggccagaggcaagggacaccttgaatcggtggcacacacacccatacctaggggcaatttggattgtgcaatcagcctaccatgcatgtttttggaatgtgggaggaaaccggagtaaccggtgaaaacccacgcaggcccagagagaacatgcaaactccccacaggtggacgtgacctggatttgaacccagctgtgaggccgatgcactaatcACTCGTCCCACCGGGCTGTCATTGATATTATTGTGATATAAATAGTTTGAAAGGTAGCAGAGAGTTTTTAATGAAGATACCAGTTGGAAGTACTAGGTAGTTTTGTAAATAACAATTTACATAGTATGTATGCTACATAAAGTTTCTATACTAGTTTATTTTGGCTGTCCCTATATTTTAAACccaaaatcatattttgaacTGGACTCCAGTTGGGAGGGAATCCAAAGCaatgtcaattcagtcaattagaGATGGTAAAAACGAATCTTGTCGATTATGAGGCCATTCGTTTCCCAACtgcttgtaaaatctaaactatttttttctggcCAATACGCACTCTCCCATCAAGTGTTATGTCGACGAGTCATAGTCTCCGAACAAAGCCTTATAGACAGATTCTTTGAAATTATCGCATGAGATTTCATATATACCAAATTTTGGACCATCCACATTCTATGAAGTCGTAGGTCAGACACAGTGTCTCGTATATTAGGCCGGATCCCCCTCACACACAGCTGCATCACCCAGAGCAGTGTGACAAAGGTCCCTGTACGGCCTACGCCAGCGCTGTTATGTACAGAGGGATTGTAAACACAACAGTAAATGGGTGTAAATCTCATTGTCATAACAGTTCATCATGCAGGCATGAGGAAAACAAGCAGACTTGGCAGAGTTCAAACCTGCAGTGCACAACAGCCGGGCCCAAACGTGGAATGGCTTCCAAGTGCTGCCGCACTTGATCTATAAAAGCACAGAGTGATGATGGGTCTCTTGGAACTCCCCGATCTGGCCAGGCTGGATAGTAGTAGTGTGTTAGGGTCAGATCTGTTGGACAGTCTCTCTGAAACACACAACACCTATTTTGATCTAATGACAACGGGCTCATCAAGCCGGGGCGGCAGGCAGAGACGTCATTCAACGCAGAGGTGATTTAACAACAATTGAATTCAAGACAAACCTGTCTGAGGTTAATGGTGGAGATAAAGTAGTCCAGGCCTTGTTTCCGAGCCACTGTTGTCACTTGGAAAGGTCCGTGATAAACTATTCCTGGTAGAAGCGACCAATACTCATCACAAAGTACCTGCatgcaaaataaacatttgaactCATCTTCCTAGACTAAATGATGATGTTTACTTCCTGGATGAAAAGTCAATAATTAACTAAGAAATTACATTACGTTGGATAATATAAGCATTGTTTACCATCATTAAGCCTAGTTAATGAAGTCGGCAGTTTCGCATTCATTTAATGGCAACAAAAGCAGCAGAATTAACAGCAATTCCCAACAACAGTGGCGGTACGTAATTGCTTTGCTTTGTGAAATTaaccattgattcattcattcattttctgatctgcTTCATTCTCAAACGGGTcgcgggggtgcaggagcctatccctgctgactttcgGCCATGAGGCGTGGTACACCTTTAATTGGTGGTCATCTGATCGCGGGGCACGAGGaaagagacaaccattcacactcatacttaggagtGTCCAACCATGTCTTtagggtgtgggaggaaaccgggatacctggaggaaacccacgcagcaaCCTGAAGGAAGCTGATGTTAGCATTAGTACTGCATCATTCTGTGCAACATGACTAGGCATGAAGGAGATTTTGATTGAATTAATTTTCTGTTCTATTCATGCTATAGCCTATTCCAACCAAGTGCGGTCACTCGCCAGGGGGCATCCTAAATTGGTTGCTAACCAAACACTGAGACAAAAAGCCATCCACGCCCTAATATAGACTTaaggacaatttaaagtgttcaaccagactaccatgcatgtttttgggaagaaaccactgtacccagagaaaacccacacaggcacgaggagaacatgcaaactccacgcatcAAGTTCCACTGGGAATTGAATTAGGAATCCAACTTTGTGTTTAGTTAACaaccataaaatatttttacaccAAATAAAGGTGGtcttagaattaaaaaaaagcactcaTTGAGTCTTTAGTTGGGTGGCCCTGTGAAaccagtggttagcatgtcagcctcacagctctggggtcctgggttcaaatccaggtcggtccacctgtgtggattttgcatgttttatgtggatactccggtttccttccccCACATTccgaagacatgcatggtaggctgattggacactaaaatgcccctaggtatgagtgtgtgtgtgtgaatggttgttcgtctccttgtgccctttgatcggctggccaccgattcagggtgtcccctccctctggtccgaagtcagctgggataggctccagcaccccctgtggccctaattaggataaagaggttcaaaaaatgaatgaatgaatatttagtttcaaaAAAGTGTTAATTCTGTGAAGAAATGTAGTTCTTTGTATACAAAAATCAGATTtcttctctcacacacacacacacacacacacacacacacacacacacacacacacacacacacactcacaccacaGGGGGACTATGTCTCACCGAGTCCTCGGATCTCAGAGCTGTCACCATGACAATTATCCTGACATTCTGCTCCCACACCATCCTCCAGAAATCGTTCATGGTGTCACGCATAGGACCCTGGGTGCAGATAAAGTCTCTCCTAGATACTCCACCCTGCTCACAGATGTGGAGAAACATACTTTTGTTGAACCAATCTTGCAATCTACACTTAAAGGGAGTGGGCAAACTCTTACAGGTACAAAATTGGCGTTGATGTAGTCAGAATTGGGGAGGGAATTTTGGATAGAGAGCCTCACACGGCAGTGGTCATCTGTGGGttataataaaaatgtcaaggaTTACAAAACACACTTTGGCAAGACGTCATggtggtactcggacgtttggtcaccggatgtttggtccccggacgtttggtcgccggacgtttggtcactggacgtttggtcactggacgtttggtcactggacgtttggtcgccggacgtttggtcgccggacgtttggtcgccggacgtttgacaacatgacagagtttactgttgaaaccagctctcaaaattacattcacCCAAAcatgaccaaacatccgggcgaccaaacgtccgggcgaccaaacgtccgggcgaccaaacgtccgggcgaccaaacgtccgggcgaccaaacgtccgggcgaccaaacgtcccggcgggcaaacgtctggcgaccaaacatccggcgactaaacgtccggtcacacgtCGGGGCAAGGTCACAAGAAATTAGGGCCCAAGGAAGTAGATGAGGCTGAGGGGAAGCAGTGCTCATACCAAAACTTCAATAACTTAGGCAGGATcttggaaaataacaaagacttggAAATGAAGACCAAACCACAAAAGGGCAAAGCGAGGAATGAAGCACATGGAACGTGGATCGAGGTAACGAGGAAACCTGACGAAAACGGACAAAGGCAGACGATCCCACAAATGACATAACAATCATTGGGGTTTAATtagacagacatgggttgacgagacaattagGAACAACTGGGAAACCTACGAGGGAGCAAGCAAGGAATACACCAGGGGCGGAGAAACCACAGCTGAACACAATGGGTAATTACTCAGACAGGAAaccagaggaaaaaaagcataaaaccaAGCAGACCTAACATTGGTGAACgtgcattttttaatatagttaTACGCAATTTGTGCTTACATGGCAAAATATATTGGTATCGGTTCTTGTCCTTGTTCGCCTCCAATTCGGCCGTCTTGGTTGAAAGGTCTTTGCCGACATCTTTCAGTTCCTTCACAAAGGTGATAATATATACACTGCATAGTTTTGAATTCATAACGGAACAATTGGTGACAGAAAGGTCAGACTTCTAAAGGACTGTGAAGAAACATAACTTGACCTTCATCATTCATAAACAACATTAACAGGTTTCTTGGTTGGACATGGAAACAAATCTTTAAAAGTTGCAAGTTGAGAGCAGCAAATGATCTACCTCAAATTCTTGCTTTAATCCTCTGTTGTTAGAAGCAGAGAGTGTCTGGTATTTACACTCAAACTCATGCCACATCTGGGCTCTTGATAAAGTCTGCGATCTGGAAAAAACAACAGCCATTTCATAACTACAGAAGATACCAAAAAAAGCTGCTAATTACTTAATACCAGAAATCACAATTATTTTCCCATAGAAGATTATTTCATAGGAATTGTAGaacaaaatatttatgaatatta is from Stigmatopora nigra isolate UIUO_SnigA chromosome 1, RoL_Snig_1.1, whole genome shotgun sequence and encodes:
- the LOC144202663 gene encoding receptor-type tyrosine-protein phosphatase V-like, with protein sequence MRSQTLSRAQMWHEFECKYQTLSASNNRGLKQEFEELKDVGKDLSTKTAELEANKDKNRYQYILPYDHCRVRLSIQNSLPNSDYINANFVPGGVSRRDFICTQGPMRDTMNDFWRMVWEQNVRIIVMVTALRSEDSVLCDEYWSLLPGIVYHGPFQVTTVARKQGLDYFISTINLRQRDCPTDLTLTHYYYPAWPDRGVPRDPSSLCAFIDQVRQHLEAIPRLGPAVVHCSAGVGRTGTFVTLLWVMQLCVRGIRPNIRDTVSDLRLHRMWMVQNLGQYTFVHQFLLYWLSGGKSSCFIPPDHTDREFRRRNRNPEQTPEQPSTLQQFLQPGKLLRRLLPS